The region GTGCAGGGCGCACAGGTGGTTTTTGCCGCGGGTGCCATCGGCGTTCCACTGCTCGATGAAAAGGACTGGCAGAACAACCCGGCGATCGAACTGCTCGCCGATTGCAACGCGCAGCCGCCGCTTGGTCTCGGCGGTGTCGAGGCGATCGACAAGGCGAAGGAGCGCCACGGCAAAATCGTGATCGGCGCCTTGGGGCTTGGCGGCTTGAAGTTGAAACTGCATCGCGCCTGCGTCGGACAATTGTTCGAAAACTCCGACCAAGTGTTCGATGCCGAGAATATCTATGCGCAAGCCAAAATCCTGGCCTGACTTTCAAGGATTATGACACTCATGACCATGAACAGTTCCATCGGGACCTTTCTCGCCGATCTCGCCAGTGAACGCCCGACGCCCGGCGGCGGCGGCGCGGCGGCGGTCTGCGGCGCCATTGGCGCGGCACTTGTCTCCATGGTGGCCAATCTTACCATTGGCAAAAAGAACTATGAAGCGGTCTCCGAAGATCTCAAGGCAGTGAATGCCAAGGCTGAGGCACTGCGCGCTGAGTTGACTAGGGCGATTGAGGAAGATGTCGTGGCGTTCAATTCCGTGATGGCCGCTTATGGGTTGCCGCGAGCAACCGACGACGAGAAAGCCAAGCGCACCGCGGCGATTCAAGCTGCCTTGAGGGATGCGACTCTGGCTCCGTTGCGCGCCGTCAAAGCCTGCTTCGAGGTTATGCGCCTGTCCGCCGCGGTGGCGGAGAAGGGCAATCTGAATGTCATCAGCGATGCTGGGGTCGCCGTGCTTGCGGCGAACGCCGGGTTGCGCAGCGCGGCGCTGAATGTGTTCATCAACGCCAAGGCGATCAAGGATCGCGATTTTGCCGAAAAGCAGCTCGCGGAAGTCAACGCCCTGCTCGCACAGGCGGCGGAGACGACAGAATCCGTTTATCAGACCGTCAAAGCCAAGATCGGCGGGTAAATTTGCTGAAATTCATACGCAAGCGTCGATTTTTCAAATTTCCTCACCGGCGAAATAGGAACGCCGCTACCTAAGGCCGCGGGGGATCATGCTCGAAGTTCATGCGCCAACGGGATGTGCGGTGATCGATGGCAAACGCGCTTCGAAACGGGTGCTTGCGCGCGTGACGGAAGTAGCGCGCTCGCTCGCCGCGCAAGGGCTTAGGCCGGGGCTCGCGGTCATCCTCGTCGGCGAGGATCCGGCAAGCCAGGTCTATGTCAAATCCAAGGGCAAGGCGGCACATGCCTGCGGGTTTCACTCGATCCAGCACGACCTTGCCGCGACGGTCAGCGAAGAGGAGCTGCTGGCTCTCGTCGAAACGCTGAATGCCGATCCGGCGATCCACG is a window of Methylocapsa sp. D3K7 DNA encoding:
- the fchA gene encoding methenyltetrahydrofolate cyclohydrolase; this translates as MTMNSSIGTFLADLASERPTPGGGGAAAVCGAIGAALVSMVANLTIGKKNYEAVSEDLKAVNAKAEALRAELTRAIEEDVVAFNSVMAAYGLPRATDDEKAKRTAAIQAALRDATLAPLRAVKACFEVMRLSAAVAEKGNLNVISDAGVAVLAANAGLRSAALNVFINAKAIKDRDFAEKQLAEVNALLAQAAETTESVYQTVKAKIGG